One Xyrauchen texanus isolate HMW12.3.18 chromosome 34, RBS_HiC_50CHRs, whole genome shotgun sequence genomic window carries:
- the adssl gene encoding adenylosuccinate synthase, like, which yields MAADSTMSNGQETASLNGEPALKRSRESGGVESLRIPREPQNKVTVVLGAQWGDEGKGKVVDLLAMDADIVCRCQGGNNAGHTVVVDTVEYDFHLLPSGVLNKKAVSFIGNGVVIHLPGLFDEAEKNLQKGNGLQGWEERLKISDRAHIVFNFHQAVDGIQEQLRQEQAGKNLGTTKKGIGPAYSSKAARNGLRVCDLVSDFSVFEEKFRVLAGHFQTTYPKLNINVDAELEQLKGYAERLRPLVTDGVYFMHKALTGPSKKILVEGANAALLDIDFGTYPFVTSSNCTVGGVCTGLGVPPSHVGRVYGVVKAYTTRVGVGAFPTEQDSDVGNLLQSRGREFGVTTGRRRRCGWLDLVLVRYAHMVNGFTAIALTKLDILDTLPEIKVGIAYTVDGKPLPSFPANMDVLTKVQVTYETLPGWGCSTEGVRSFDELPTQAQAYIRFIENFLQLPVKWVGVGKSRESMIKLF from the exons ATGGCAGCGGACAGCACAATGTCTAATGGTCAGGAAACCGCCTCACTGAATGGTGAGCCCGCGCTCAAGCGTTCCCGGGAAAGCGGAGGGGTGGAATCTCTGCGGATTCCGCGGGAGCCTCAGAATAAAGTGACGGTAGTGCTGGGCGCTCAGTGGGGAGATGAAGGGAAGGGGAAAGTGGTCGACCTCTTGGCTATGGACGCCGacattgtttgcagatgccag GGTGGAAATAACGCTGGACACACTGTGGTGGTCGACACGGTGGAATATGATTTTCACTTATTGCCTAGTGGCGTTCTCAACAAAAAGGCCGTCTCGTTCATTG GAAATGGTGTTGTGATACATCTGCCAGGGTTGTTTGATGAGGCTGAGAAAAACTTGCAAAAAGGCAATG gaCTTCAAGGATGGGAGGAACGATTGAAGATATCTGACCGGGCACATATTG TGTTCAACTTCCATCAGGCAGTTGATGGAATACAGGAGCAGCTCAGACAGGAGCAGGCAGGGAAGAA TTTGGGCACCACTAAGAAGGGCATTGGCCCTGCATATTCCTCCAAAGCTGCTCGTAATGGACTGAGAGTGTGTGATCTGGTCTCCGACTTTTCAGTCTTTGAGGAAAA GTTTCGAGTGTTGGCTGGCCATTTTCAGACCACATACCCCAAGCTTAACATCAATGTTGACGCTGAGCTCGAGCAGCTGAAG GGTTATGCTGAAAGGTTAAGACCTTTAGTAACTGATGGAGTTTATTTCATGCACAAAGCCCTCACTGGACCAAGCAAGAAGATTCTGGTGGAAGGAGCCAATGCTGCCCTACTGGATATTGATTTTG GCACCTACCCCTTTGTGACTTCGTCAAATTGCACTGTTGGAGGTGTCTGCACAGGCCTTGGTGTCCCCCCGTCTCATGTTGGCCGAGTGTATGGAGTGGTAAAGGCCTACACCACCAGGGTCGGAGTGGGAGCATTTCCCACTGAGCAagatagt GATGTGGGTAATTTGctgcagagcagagggagggaaTTCGGTGTTACGACAGGCAGGCGCCGCCGCTGTGGATGGCTGGACTTGGTTTTGGTTCGCTACGCCCACATGGTTAACGGTTTCACGGC CATTGCACTGACCAAGTTGGACATTCTTGACACATTGCCAGAAATAAAGGTTGGCATAGCCTACACTGTTGATGGAAAGCCTCTTCCCAGTTTTCCTG CTAACATGGACGTGCTGACCAAGGTTCAAGTGACCTATGAGACGTTGCCTGGCTGGGGTTGTAGTACTGAGGGAGTGCGCAGTTTTGATGAACTGCCAACTCAGGCACAGGCTTACATTCGCTTTATTGAGAATTTCCTACAGTTGCCAG TGAAGTGGGTGGGAGTTGGCAAGTCAAGAGAGAGCATGATAAAGCTGTTTTGA